A stretch of the Porifericola rhodea genome encodes the following:
- a CDS encoding P-II family nitrogen regulator, which yields MKKIEAIIRTSKFEEVVEALAAVGVTFLSFYDVKGHGLEKEYQTYRGATYDVGYIPRTKLEIIVSDNFLQKAIDTILNVGKTGKIGDGKIFVTHVEEVYRIRNGEQGTSALN from the coding sequence ATGAAAAAAATCGAAGCTATCATCCGCACTTCCAAATTTGAAGAGGTGGTAGAAGCTCTGGCCGCAGTAGGTGTTACCTTCCTTTCCTTTTATGATGTAAAAGGACATGGGTTGGAAAAAGAATACCAAACGTACAGGGGGGCTACTTATGATGTAGGTTACATCCCTCGCACCAAACTAGAAATCATAGTTTCTGATAATTTTCTTCAGAAGGCGATAGACACTATCCTGAATGTAGGCAAGACAGGTAAGATTGGCGACGGTAAAATTTTTGTCACTCATGTGGAAGAAGTATACCGTATCCGCAATGGCGAGCAGGGCACCTCTGCACTTAACTAA
- a CDS encoding ABC transporter permease — protein sequence MNLFVLSWSYIKTKPLNTFLNILLLSLGIAIITVLLLLSRQMEDSLTRNSKGIDLVVGAKGSPMQIILSSVFHIDYPTGNIPLSEAKQLTRNRLIRNTIPLALGDSYKGKRIIGTNYDYLSLYEAEVAEGNKWSETMEVVLGASAAEQLKLKIGDTFNSSHGLADDGINTHEESPFKVVGILAPTQSVVDNLILTSIESVWEVHASHETEDGEDQEHEHKHEDEHKTAEVTTEGLPEGGSDEQITSLIVQYRSPMAAVQLPRYINERTNMQAASPPFETARLFSLVGVGIDLLQAFAYLIIIIAGLSIFIALYNALKERKYDLAIMRSLGASRIKLFVHVILEGLIITLLGSILGLFLAHLTSALLGEYFIQTSQIGLSAWNILTEEYFVLLASLGVGFLAALIPAINAYRSNISSVLSQG from the coding sequence ATGAACCTATTTGTGCTCAGTTGGAGCTATATCAAAACCAAACCTCTAAATACTTTTTTAAATATTCTTCTGCTTAGTCTGGGCATAGCTATCATTACTGTACTACTATTGCTTAGCCGCCAGATGGAAGACTCCCTTACTCGCAATAGCAAAGGCATAGACCTGGTTGTAGGTGCCAAAGGCAGCCCTATGCAGATAATACTTTCCAGCGTATTTCATATAGATTACCCCACCGGCAATATCCCCTTGTCTGAAGCCAAGCAGCTTACCCGCAATCGCCTGATCAGAAACACCATCCCGCTGGCGCTAGGCGATAGCTATAAGGGCAAACGTATTATAGGAACTAATTACGACTACCTATCACTGTATGAAGCAGAGGTAGCCGAAGGTAATAAATGGTCTGAGACTATGGAGGTAGTACTGGGAGCCTCTGCAGCAGAACAGTTGAAACTTAAAATAGGAGATACTTTCAACAGCAGCCATGGCTTAGCGGATGATGGCATTAACACCCACGAAGAAAGCCCTTTTAAAGTGGTAGGTATATTAGCCCCTACACAGTCAGTAGTAGATAACCTCATACTTACTTCTATAGAAAGTGTATGGGAAGTACATGCTTCTCACGAAACAGAAGATGGCGAAGATCAGGAGCATGAGCACAAGCATGAAGATGAACACAAAACAGCTGAAGTTACTACGGAGGGCTTACCAGAGGGCGGATCAGATGAGCAGATTACGTCTTTGATAGTTCAATACCGCTCTCCTATGGCCGCAGTACAGCTTCCGCGCTACATTAATGAACGTACTAATATGCAGGCTGCTTCTCCTCCTTTTGAGACTGCCCGCCTTTTCTCCTTGGTGGGTGTAGGAATTGATTTACTACAAGCCTTTGCCTATCTTATCATTATTATTGCCGGTCTCAGTATTTTTATTGCCCTCTATAATGCGCTAAAGGAACGTAAATATGACCTCGCCATTATGCGTTCACTTGGGGCCAGCAGGATCAAACTCTTTGTTCATGTCATACTGGAAGGCCTGATTATTACTTTACTAGGCAGCATACTTGGATTGTTTCTCGCTCACCTTACAAGCGCTCTGTTAGGGGAATATTTTATTCAAACCAGCCAGATTGGACTCAGTGCCTGGAATATACTTACCGAAGAATATTTTGTATTGCTTGCTAGCCTGGGTGTAGGTTTTCTGGCAGCGCTCATTCCTGCCATCAACGCTTACCGATCTAATATTTCTTCAGTACTTTCTCAAGGATAA
- a CDS encoding ABC transporter ATP-binding protein produces the protein MIHIQQLTFQYNTASAPIHFSDWQLPQGEQALILGASGSGKTTLLHLLGGLLNPQKGQLVVGDKDLSQLKGAQLDTYRGRNIGLVFQKPHLVNALTLEQNLLLAQYMAGLKQDKKKVEEVLSSLGLVPRKKALVHTLSLGEAQRAAIARAVLNKPKVILADEPTSSLDDENCGKVLHILQQQAQAHQATLIIATHDKRVKDIIPTHYMM, from the coding sequence ATGATTCATATTCAGCAACTTACTTTTCAATATAACACGGCTTCCGCTCCCATACATTTTTCTGATTGGCAGTTGCCACAGGGAGAACAGGCACTGATACTAGGCGCGTCAGGTAGTGGTAAAACTACCCTACTTCACTTACTCGGAGGATTACTCAACCCTCAAAAAGGGCAGTTGGTGGTAGGTGATAAAGATCTTAGCCAACTTAAAGGAGCACAACTGGATACATACCGTGGCCGTAACATTGGTCTAGTATTTCAGAAGCCTCATCTGGTGAATGCACTCACGCTGGAGCAAAACCTTTTGCTGGCACAATACATGGCTGGTCTTAAACAGGATAAGAAAAAAGTAGAAGAGGTGCTCAGTTCTCTCGGGCTTGTTCCTCGTAAAAAAGCTCTGGTGCATACCCTAAGCTTAGGTGAGGCTCAGCGGGCAGCTATAGCCCGAGCGGTGCTCAACAAGCCTAAAGTTATACTTGCCGACGAACCCACTTCCAGCCTGGACGATGAAAATTGTGGAAAAGTATTACATATTTTACAGCAACAGGCTCAGGCTCACCAGGCAACACTTATCATTGCCACGCATGACAAGCGCGTAAAAGACATTATTCCTACCCACTACATGATGTAA
- the hemG gene encoding protoporphyrinogen oxidase encodes MKKHKVLVLGAGISGLCSAYWLKKQQIDVELIEASAQAGGSMQSVRKGGFLMDFGPNSGLDTTPLIGQLVEELKLQDQIIYANQAAKKRYILQGHRLEALPSGPLSFLSTHLFSTSAKLRLLKEPFIRPLSPGQDISIADFVRHRLGEEFLNNAVDPFISGIYAGNPEKLSVKSAMPKLYALEEKHGSLIRGAIAGAKERKKSKETSKQTARQFSFREGMQTLAKALAAQMETGIRYQTSVKKIERGTSQKYKLTLELAEGLREVEADTVLSTIPAHRLSPAIQNLDESLSQHLNAITYPPVMVLYLAFEKKAIRQALDGFGFLIPGRERRSFLGAIWSSVIFPQRADDQYATFTIFVGGARQQGLLQEDLEAKKKKVIREFKEIMMIADSVEPILAESKLWNKAIPQYNLGYQEHEDYFQRFEVEHPGFFLGGNYRGGISVSDCINTSELNSQRILEYLKRSTKPVV; translated from the coding sequence ATGAAAAAGCATAAAGTACTGGTATTAGGGGCTGGTATTTCAGGGTTATGTAGCGCGTACTGGTTGAAAAAACAGCAGATAGATGTGGAACTTATTGAAGCTAGCGCTCAGGCTGGTGGCTCAATGCAGTCGGTGCGTAAAGGTGGTTTTCTAATGGATTTTGGTCCTAATAGTGGTTTGGATACTACTCCGCTTATTGGTCAGCTTGTAGAAGAGCTCAAGCTACAGGATCAGATCATTTATGCCAACCAGGCTGCCAAAAAAAGATACATTTTGCAGGGGCATCGTTTGGAGGCTTTACCTTCGGGGCCGCTTTCCTTTCTTTCTACCCATCTGTTTTCTACTTCTGCCAAGCTACGTTTGCTGAAAGAACCCTTCATCAGGCCGCTCAGTCCAGGGCAGGATATAAGTATCGCAGATTTTGTAAGGCATCGTTTAGGTGAAGAATTTCTTAATAATGCGGTGGACCCTTTTATTTCTGGTATTTATGCGGGCAATCCGGAAAAGCTGAGCGTAAAATCCGCCATGCCCAAGCTATATGCACTGGAAGAAAAGCATGGTAGCCTCATCAGAGGAGCTATTGCGGGAGCCAAAGAACGTAAAAAAAGCAAAGAAACGTCTAAGCAGACTGCACGGCAGTTTTCGTTTAGAGAAGGTATGCAGACGCTGGCCAAAGCGCTCGCAGCACAGATGGAAACCGGTATCCGCTACCAGACAAGTGTTAAAAAAATTGAGCGAGGCACCAGCCAAAAGTATAAGCTTACTTTAGAATTAGCAGAAGGTTTACGCGAAGTAGAAGCAGATACTGTGCTCTCTACCATTCCGGCGCATCGTCTTTCACCAGCAATACAAAATTTGGATGAATCCCTAAGTCAGCACCTGAATGCGATTACGTACCCTCCGGTAATGGTGCTCTATCTTGCCTTCGAGAAAAAAGCCATACGACAGGCGCTGGACGGTTTTGGCTTTCTGATACCGGGGCGAGAGCGCAGATCTTTTCTGGGAGCGATCTGGAGTTCAGTAATTTTTCCTCAGCGAGCAGATGACCAGTACGCTACCTTTACCATTTTTGTAGGAGGTGCACGCCAGCAGGGTCTTTTGCAGGAGGATCTGGAGGCGAAAAAGAAGAAAGTCATTCGTGAATTTAAAGAAATAATGATGATAGCGGACTCCGTAGAACCCATATTGGCTGAAAGTAAACTATGGAATAAAGCTATTCCTCAGTATAATCTCGGTTATCAGGAGCACGAAGACTATTTTCAGCGATTTGAGGTAGAGCATCCAGGCTTTTTTCTGGGAGGGAATTATCGGGGAGGAATTTCGGTAAGCGATTGTATTAACACCTCTGAGCTTAACAGCCAACGCATATTAGAGTACCTGAAAAGAAGCACCAAGCCTGTTGTATAG
- a CDS encoding aldo/keto reductase: MNYRDFGDTGLKVSEIGFGAWGIGGPAMAGDIPIGWGDVDDDTSIQALHTAFEQGINFYDTADFYGLGHSEELIGKVFGNSDDVIIASKVGHRLAKDQSIYVDYSCQYIIKACEDSLRRLQRDSIDYYQLHTAKKDDLEKGECIEALEQLKAAGKIRFWGLSLNTFEPEPEAHYMLSRGLGSGFQLVYNILNQIALPILEQAKEQKKGVIARMPLQFGLLTGKFDKQSRFDANDHRHFRLSPEILQSSLDALEEIWPLTEKYGLSKTELSLSYILSFDAISTVIPGIKTPEQARQNTNNIVPLLAEDRDFISTCFVQKFRPIVQNMQ; the protein is encoded by the coding sequence ATGAACTATCGGGATTTTGGAGATACAGGTTTAAAGGTAAGTGAAATAGGTTTTGGAGCCTGGGGGATTGGGGGCCCGGCAATGGCTGGGGATATTCCTATTGGCTGGGGAGATGTTGATGATGATACTTCCATACAGGCCCTCCACACTGCTTTTGAGCAGGGCATTAACTTTTATGATACTGCTGACTTTTATGGCCTGGGCCACTCTGAGGAGCTGATTGGTAAAGTATTTGGCAACAGCGATGATGTTATCATAGCTTCTAAAGTTGGCCATCGCCTGGCCAAAGATCAATCTATTTATGTAGATTACTCATGCCAGTATATCATTAAAGCCTGCGAAGATAGCCTCAGACGTTTACAAAGAGATAGTATTGACTACTACCAACTCCATACTGCCAAAAAGGATGACCTGGAAAAAGGTGAATGTATAGAGGCATTGGAGCAGTTAAAGGCAGCAGGTAAAATTCGGTTCTGGGGTCTTTCTCTCAACACTTTTGAGCCGGAGCCAGAAGCCCACTATATGCTAAGCCGGGGCTTAGGTAGCGGTTTTCAGCTTGTTTATAATATTCTTAACCAGATTGCCTTGCCTATACTAGAGCAAGCGAAAGAGCAGAAAAAAGGTGTTATTGCGCGTATGCCGCTGCAATTTGGACTACTCACTGGTAAATTTGACAAGCAGAGCCGTTTTGATGCTAACGATCATCGTCATTTTAGACTAAGTCCTGAAATTTTACAGAGCTCTCTGGACGCTCTGGAAGAGATATGGCCGCTTACCGAAAAGTACGGTTTAAGCAAAACTGAGCTCAGTCTGAGTTACATTCTAAGTTTTGATGCAATTTCTACTGTTATTCCGGGTATAAAAACGCCAGAACAAGCCCGACAAAACACCAACAATATCGTGCCCCTGCTGGCAGAAGACCGCGACTTTATTAGTACCTGCTTTGTGCAAAAATTCAGACCTATAGTTCAGAACATGCAGTAA
- a CDS encoding LytR/AlgR family response regulator transcription factor produces MKKITIRYLVLSTVSILLFVVLLYSLGVDVPSFFQMIFSFLRFLLPFFLGGFAIYFGFRLLKSSSPAYDKANNKSGAETSILKIAVRSGDKILLLPLDRIASFYALHNYVYAYTDEGNEYLVEHTLSQLEAKLPRNFLRVHRSSIVNEDYIKSIEREKGGKHSITLNDQKNKSIQVSQSYGQTVKKLTEL; encoded by the coding sequence ATGAAAAAAATAACGATACGCTACCTGGTTCTAAGTACTGTTTCCATCCTTCTATTCGTAGTATTACTATACTCTTTGGGAGTTGATGTGCCCTCATTTTTTCAGATGATCTTTTCCTTTCTAAGGTTTTTACTTCCTTTTTTCCTGGGTGGATTTGCCATATATTTTGGCTTCCGATTGTTGAAGAGCAGCTCCCCTGCCTACGACAAGGCTAACAACAAGTCTGGTGCAGAGACCTCCATCTTAAAAATAGCAGTTCGCTCCGGTGATAAAATTCTTCTATTACCTCTGGACCGGATAGCTTCTTTCTATGCCTTACACAATTATGTCTATGCATACACAGATGAGGGTAATGAGTATTTGGTAGAGCACACACTATCTCAGCTGGAAGCCAAACTACCACGTAATTTTTTGAGAGTGCACCGTTCCAGTATTGTCAATGAAGACTACATAAAAAGCATTGAACGGGAAAAAGGAGGCAAACACAGTATTACCCTGAACGATCAGAAAAATAAAAGCATACAGGTTAGTCAGTCGTATGGTCAGACTGTAAAAAAGCTTACCGAATTATAA
- a CDS encoding ZIP family metal transporter, producing MFEFVKSLIGELHPVTQALIATCFTWGVTALGASAVFFFKRIDQKVMDGMLGFAAGVMIAASYWSLLAPAIEMAEESETASWVPAAGGFLLGGAFLFAIDKVLPHLHIGFPREEAEGVKTQWHRSILLVLAITLHNIPEGLAVGVAFGAIAADISSTTTLAGAIVLALGIGIQNFPEGISVSVPLRREGMSRRKSFWYGQLSGFVEPLAGVVGAAAVLFFQPILPYALSFAAGAMIFVVVEELIPESQYNKNTDIATVGTMLGFTIMMILDVALG from the coding sequence ATGTTTGAATTTGTAAAGTCATTGATCGGTGAGTTACATCCGGTCACACAGGCACTTATTGCTACTTGTTTTACCTGGGGAGTAACTGCATTGGGTGCCAGTGCAGTGTTTTTTTTTAAGCGTATAGACCAAAAAGTAATGGATGGCATGCTGGGCTTTGCTGCCGGAGTAATGATTGCCGCCAGCTACTGGTCATTGCTGGCTCCGGCCATAGAAATGGCTGAAGAAAGTGAGACCGCCAGTTGGGTACCTGCCGCCGGCGGTTTTTTGTTGGGCGGTGCTTTTTTGTTTGCCATAGATAAGGTACTGCCTCATTTGCATATCGGTTTTCCTCGGGAGGAGGCCGAAGGTGTAAAGACACAATGGCATCGTAGTATTTTGCTGGTTCTGGCCATTACACTGCACAACATTCCAGAAGGTCTGGCAGTAGGTGTTGCTTTTGGTGCTATTGCTGCTGATATCTCTTCTACCACTACCCTTGCCGGTGCAATAGTGCTCGCCTTGGGTATTGGTATACAAAATTTCCCTGAAGGAATTTCAGTTTCGGTACCCCTGCGTCGTGAGGGGATGAGTCGTAGAAAAAGCTTCTGGTATGGTCAGCTCTCAGGTTTTGTAGAACCGCTGGCAGGAGTGGTAGGGGCTGCTGCTGTACTGTTTTTCCAGCCTATTTTACCTTACGCGCTTTCTTTTGCTGCCGGAGCTATGATTTTTGTAGTAGTAGAAGAGCTAATACCGGAGTCGCAATACAACAAGAATACCGATATCGCTACAGTGGGCACGATGTTAGGCTTTACCATAATGATGATTCTTGATGTGGCCTTGGGTTAA